One Nostoc punctiforme PCC 73102 DNA window includes the following coding sequences:
- a CDS encoding DUF938 domain-containing protein — MTPQDTRQYAPATERNREAILEILLQVLPESGTILEIASGTGEHAVFFASRLSPRQWLPTDANLELRASISAWTEHNACDNVYPPLELDVREPVWAVEQGEVTQWLDREPIVAIVNINMIHISPWSACLGLMAGAGRILKAGGILYLYGPFKQGGEHTAASNAAFDEYLHAQNQEWGVRNLDDVVVAARAEHFILKQIYQMPANNLSVVFERSANE, encoded by the coding sequence ATGACACCACAAGACACACGACAATACGCACCAGCAACTGAGCGCAACCGAGAAGCAATTCTAGAAATACTTTTGCAGGTATTACCCGAAAGTGGCACTATTTTAGAAATAGCAAGTGGTACTGGTGAACACGCAGTCTTTTTTGCATCCAGATTAAGTCCTCGCCAGTGGCTACCAACAGATGCAAATTTAGAGTTACGAGCCAGCATTAGTGCATGGACTGAACACAACGCCTGTGATAACGTTTATCCACCGCTTGAGCTAGATGTTAGAGAGCCAGTTTGGGCTGTGGAGCAAGGGGAAGTAACTCAGTGGCTTGATAGAGAGCCAATTGTCGCCATTGTCAACATTAATATGATTCACATTTCACCGTGGTCAGCCTGTTTGGGGCTAATGGCAGGGGCAGGCCGTATCCTAAAAGCAGGAGGTATCCTCTATTTGTATGGCCCCTTCAAACAAGGTGGCGAACATACAGCAGCGAGTAATGCAGCTTTTGACGAATATTTACACGCCCAAAACCAAGAATGGGGTGTGCGAAACTTGGATGATGTAGTGGTAGCAGCTAGGGCAGAACATTTCATTTTGAAACAGATTTACCAAATGCCAGCCAATAATCTTTCAGTCGTGTTTGAACGTTCCGCTAATGAATAA